From Curtobacterium sp. SGAir0471, the proteins below share one genomic window:
- a CDS encoding prenyltransferase, whose amino-acid sequence MTVSSASRPSTARALFVSSRPISWVNTAYPFGAAYLLGSGVGVDGGGGFSLVAFLVGVVYFLVPYNLAMYGINDVFDYESDLRNPRKGGVEGALLDKSVHRTTLWAVVVTNVPFLIALVVLGALSGNGPWSWLVLAISVFAVIAYSAPGLRFKEKPFLDSLTSSTHFVSPAVYGLALAGPHWTGALVAVCVAFFLWGVASHAFGAVQDVLADRAGGIGSVATVIGARATVRLAFVAYLVAGVALLFSDFPGPIAAIVVVPYALNVLPWWNVTDAGAEAANAGWKRFLWINYLAGFIVTMALIAYAWTH is encoded by the coding sequence GTGACCGTGAGCAGTGCCTCCAGACCGTCGACGGCGCGCGCCCTGTTCGTGTCCTCCCGGCCGATCAGCTGGGTGAACACCGCGTACCCGTTCGGTGCCGCGTACCTGCTCGGCAGCGGGGTCGGCGTCGACGGCGGGGGCGGGTTCTCGCTCGTCGCGTTCCTCGTCGGGGTCGTGTACTTCCTCGTGCCGTACAACCTGGCGATGTACGGCATCAACGACGTCTTCGACTACGAGTCCGACCTGCGGAACCCACGCAAGGGCGGGGTCGAGGGCGCACTGCTCGACAAGAGCGTGCACCGCACCACGCTGTGGGCCGTCGTCGTGACGAACGTGCCGTTCCTGATCGCCCTCGTGGTGCTCGGCGCCCTGAGCGGCAACGGGCCCTGGTCGTGGCTCGTCCTCGCGATCAGCGTCTTCGCGGTGATCGCGTACTCCGCGCCGGGCCTGCGCTTCAAGGAGAAGCCGTTCCTCGACTCGTTGACGTCGTCGACGCACTTCGTGTCGCCAGCGGTGTACGGGCTGGCGCTCGCCGGACCGCACTGGACCGGGGCGCTCGTCGCCGTGTGCGTCGCGTTCTTCCTGTGGGGCGTGGCCTCGCACGCGTTCGGTGCCGTGCAGGACGTGCTGGCCGACCGTGCGGGCGGCATCGGCTCCGTCGCGACCGTGATCGGCGCCCGGGCGACCGTGCGGTTGGCCTTCGTGGCGTACCTCGTCGCGGGCGTCGCGCTGCTGTTCTCGGACTTCCCGGGGCCGATCGCGGCGATCGTCGTCGTGCCGTACGCGCTCAACGTGCTGCCGTGGTGGAACGTCACCGACGCCGGAGCCGAGGCGGCGAACGCGGGGTGGAAGCGGTTCCTCTGGATCAACTACCTGGCGGGGTTCATCGTCACCATGGCGCTCATCGCCTACGCCTGGACGCACTGA
- a CDS encoding lycopene cyclase domain-containing protein, translating to MPGAYLAGLLVSIAGIAVLDARYRLFFWRSPLRAAAVMAIGLVFFLVWDVAGVHLGVFFIGRNDLLTGVLLAPEVPLEEVFFLVLLCWTTMDLFGALRPVVARRLDRAGSPDPAGSSDRVDEEARS from the coding sequence ATGCCGGGGGCGTACCTCGCCGGACTCCTCGTGTCGATCGCCGGCATCGCGGTGCTCGACGCCCGGTACCGGTTGTTCTTCTGGCGGAGCCCGCTCCGAGCGGCCGCGGTGATGGCGATCGGCCTCGTGTTCTTCCTCGTGTGGGACGTCGCGGGCGTGCACCTCGGCGTCTTCTTCATCGGGCGGAACGACCTGCTCACGGGCGTCCTGCTCGCGCCCGAGGTCCCGTTGGAGGAGGTCTTCTTCCTCGTGCTCCTGTGCTGGACGACGATGGACCTGTTCGGTGCCCTGCGTCCGGTCGTGGCCAGGCGGCTCGACCGCGCCGGATCGCCGGACCCTGCCGGGTCGTCGGACCGTGTCGACGAGGAGGCGCGCTCGTGA
- a CDS encoding Gfo/Idh/MocA family protein — MTVRIIHVGLGGWGGNWARTAIPQVTEVEVVGLVDPVPATLDAVREDLGLPASAAFASLTEALAGVEADAVVITAPAVTHVPLALEALDAGKHVLVEKPFANSTDEALTAVRRAEELGLVLQVSQNYRWYPAPRAVQDLLAAGELGELSAISIDFRQWDNDQPVETYPHYRFPHPMINDMAIHHFDLLRMITGKEAVRVYARASYPSYSKYQDEAVTSMIIELEDGLVVSYRGSWLSRAPRTAWAGEWSIQGEDGEIWFTSRDGSPSEVAGDRVTLRTDQDAEAEPVELPTLEHTDRQGGLQAFARSVEGGPAPETSGRDNLRSLALMEAAGRSAASGRPEDVVLPE, encoded by the coding sequence ATGACGGTCCGCATCATCCACGTCGGTCTCGGAGGGTGGGGCGGCAACTGGGCCCGCACCGCCATCCCGCAGGTCACCGAAGTGGAGGTGGTCGGGCTCGTCGACCCGGTCCCCGCGACACTGGACGCGGTGCGCGAGGACCTCGGACTGCCCGCCTCGGCCGCGTTCGCCTCGCTCACCGAGGCGCTCGCCGGGGTCGAGGCCGACGCCGTCGTGATCACCGCCCCGGCGGTGACGCACGTGCCGCTCGCGCTCGAGGCCCTCGACGCCGGCAAGCACGTCCTGGTCGAGAAGCCGTTCGCGAACTCCACCGACGAGGCGCTCACCGCGGTCCGCCGGGCCGAGGAACTCGGGCTCGTGCTGCAGGTCAGCCAGAACTACCGTTGGTACCCGGCACCGCGGGCGGTGCAGGACCTGCTCGCGGCGGGGGAGCTCGGCGAGCTCTCGGCGATCAGCATCGACTTCCGCCAGTGGGACAACGACCAGCCCGTCGAGACCTACCCGCACTACCGGTTCCCGCACCCGATGATCAACGACATGGCGATCCACCACTTCGACCTGCTCCGGATGATCACCGGGAAGGAGGCCGTCCGCGTCTACGCCCGCGCGTCGTACCCGTCCTACAGCAAGTACCAGGACGAGGCCGTGACGTCGATGATCATCGAGCTCGAGGACGGCCTCGTGGTGAGCTACCGCGGCAGCTGGCTCTCGCGCGCGCCCCGCACCGCGTGGGCGGGGGAGTGGAGCATCCAGGGCGAGGACGGCGAGATCTGGTTCACGAGCCGCGACGGATCGCCGAGCGAGGTCGCCGGGGACCGCGTGACGCTCCGGACGGACCAGGACGCCGAGGCCGAGCCCGTCGAGCTGCCGACGCTCGAGCACACCGACCGGCAGGGCGGGCTGCAGGCCTTCGCGCGCTCGGTCGAGGGCGGTCCGGCGCCGGAGACGAGCGGCCGCGACAACCTGCGGAGCCTCGCGCTCATGGAGGCCGCGGGGCGCTCGGCAGCGTCGGGTCGCCCCGAGGACGTGGTCCTGCCCGAGTAG
- a CDS encoding lycopene cyclase domain-containing protein codes for MTGTTTYALLAVPFLASAALVAVAAGVVAARRRGAGRRRTGIVGGVVSAVVVGVVLLVMTGVFNNVIVGLGIVAYDDALISGARIGLFPVEDLAYSIGAVLLLPSCWVLLERPRARRDGRAVRSERPTQPPRRPEETP; via the coding sequence GTGACCGGGACGACCACGTACGCCCTGCTCGCGGTGCCGTTCCTGGCGTCCGCCGCGCTCGTCGCCGTGGCGGCCGGGGTGGTCGCGGCCCGACGCCGTGGTGCTGGGCGACGGCGTACCGGCATCGTCGGCGGTGTCGTGAGTGCCGTGGTGGTCGGCGTCGTGCTGCTCGTGATGACGGGCGTCTTCAACAACGTGATCGTGGGACTCGGCATCGTGGCGTACGACGACGCGCTGATCTCCGGCGCCCGGATCGGGCTGTTCCCCGTCGAGGACCTCGCGTACTCGATCGGCGCCGTCCTGCTGCTGCCGAGCTGCTGGGTGCTGCTCGAGCGGCCGCGCGCGCGACGCGACGGACGGGCGGTACGGTCGGAACGGCCGACCCAGCCACCCCGTCGACCGGAGGAGACCCCGTGA
- the crtI gene encoding phytoene desaturase family protein, whose product MTPPRASRPSAPASRRAVPARRAVIVGGGISGLASAALLARDGYAVTVLEQRDQLGGRAGSWERDGFRFDTGPSWYLMPEVFDHFFQLLDTTAEAEMDLVRLDPGYRVYSEGDDEPIDLRADREANIALFESVEPGAGERLRKYLDSAEDTYAMAVRRFLYTTFADLTKLAAPDVLRRLPKLARLLLQPLSTFASKAVRDRRLWQVLGYPAVFLGTSPYAAPSMYHLMSHLDLADGVLYPKGGITEVIAAVERVARREGATITTGASVERIVVEDGHVTGVVHRDASGTEHTVPADLVVSAADLHHTELHLLDAEHRTYPEPHWRKRDPGPSAVLVYLGVDGPVPGLLHHTLVFTADWEANFGAIFGKDRHVPDPASIYVCAPSLTDDTVAPEGSSNLFVLVPLPADLSIGKGGIDGAGDAEVERIADRAIDVIAGRSGVPDLRDRIRVRRTIGPQDFADDYNAWSGSMLGPAHTLAQSAFFREKNVSAKVQGLYYAGASTTPGIGLPMCLISAEVLLKRIHGDTSTEPLPTPLPARSTAPAAG is encoded by the coding sequence ATGACCCCGCCCCGCGCCTCCCGTCCGTCCGCACCCGCGTCGCGGCGCGCGGTGCCGGCCCGGCGTGCCGTCATCGTCGGCGGCGGCATCAGCGGACTCGCGTCCGCCGCGCTGCTCGCCCGCGACGGCTACGCCGTCACCGTGCTCGAGCAGCGCGACCAGCTCGGCGGCCGAGCCGGGTCGTGGGAACGGGACGGCTTCCGGTTCGACACCGGACCGTCGTGGTACCTCATGCCCGAGGTCTTCGACCACTTCTTCCAGCTGCTCGACACCACGGCCGAGGCCGAGATGGACCTGGTGCGGCTCGACCCGGGGTACCGCGTGTACAGCGAGGGTGACGACGAGCCCATCGACCTGCGCGCCGACCGCGAGGCGAACATCGCGCTGTTCGAGTCGGTCGAGCCCGGTGCCGGCGAGCGACTGCGGAAGTACCTCGACTCCGCCGAGGACACCTACGCGATGGCGGTCCGCCGGTTCCTCTACACGACCTTCGCGGACCTGACGAAGCTCGCCGCCCCGGACGTGCTCCGACGCCTGCCGAAGCTCGCCCGCCTCCTGCTGCAGCCGCTGTCGACGTTCGCGTCGAAGGCCGTCCGCGACCGCCGGCTCTGGCAGGTCCTCGGGTACCCGGCGGTGTTCCTCGGCACGAGCCCGTACGCCGCGCCGAGCATGTACCACCTGATGAGCCACCTCGACCTGGCGGACGGCGTGCTCTACCCGAAGGGCGGCATCACCGAGGTCATCGCGGCCGTCGAGCGGGTCGCCCGCCGCGAGGGTGCGACGATCACGACCGGTGCGTCCGTCGAGCGGATCGTGGTCGAGGACGGGCACGTGACGGGCGTCGTCCACCGCGACGCGTCCGGGACGGAGCACACCGTGCCCGCCGACCTCGTGGTGAGCGCCGCGGACCTGCACCACACCGAGCTGCACCTGCTCGACGCGGAGCACCGGACGTACCCGGAGCCGCACTGGCGGAAGCGCGACCCTGGGCCGAGCGCCGTGCTCGTCTACCTCGGCGTCGACGGCCCCGTGCCCGGGCTGCTGCACCACACGCTCGTGTTCACCGCCGACTGGGAGGCGAACTTCGGCGCCATCTTCGGCAAGGACCGGCACGTGCCGGACCCGGCGTCGATCTACGTCTGCGCGCCCTCGCTCACCGACGACACCGTCGCGCCCGAGGGGTCGAGCAACCTGTTCGTCCTGGTGCCGCTGCCCGCCGACCTGTCCATCGGCAAGGGCGGGATCGACGGCGCCGGCGACGCCGAGGTCGAGCGGATCGCCGACCGCGCGATCGACGTCATCGCCGGGCGCTCCGGGGTGCCCGACCTGCGCGACCGCATCCGCGTCCGCCGGACGATCGGCCCGCAGGACTTCGCCGACGACTACAACGCGTGGAGCGGCTCGATGCTGGGGCCCGCGCACACGCTGGCGCAGAGCGCGTTCTTCCGCGAGAAGAACGTCTCCGCCAAGGTCCAGGGGCTGTACTACGCGGGCGCGTCGACCACGCCGGGCATCGGTCTGCCGATGTGCCTGATCAGCGCCGAGGTGCTGCTCAAGCGCATCCACGGCGACACCTCGACCGAGCCGCTGCCGACGCCGCTGCCGGCGCGGTCGACCGCTCCGGCCGCGGGCTGA